Proteins co-encoded in one Toxoplasma gondii ME49 unplaced genomic scaffold asmbl.1939, whole genome shotgun sequence genomic window:
- a CDS encoding hypothetical protein (encoded by transcript TGME49_329800), producing MQAVPSHCGVSQSNVMEGCLPTALPGPDRAPHAEGTRGTQRPALPLTTSSTDPQLAAPPSPERPPVAFVELRRPPWPLFPPADVLYRDRVRKTLLPAPGSSQKETESGQGLLELSLGTVPHVGAPAVHGSDSRWWHQLEAMELAVVARRQADEKREANEERRVRERKQAEERKEAEAKRQLGISSALLPLRAQVHAFPEERTTGGDDETASSSVPSLGTTGSAIPHTQDPCEGMMGEGQGEASASADSQGAAGGFADAQTPSRGEGESVWMSGRLGGVDEGSGSGRPPAHQLPHALSVYSGRDMVGVDDQTTSPGDEDMSPLSSGAVDDAVIQEVLLWLEGATGEDDGAAQTSDDTHTAVTNLSMLPTHSFGAGEEEGASTTMSRESQRRSSDFSSETPFHINVAASEVSSETGADTETQGMGTRESMMAISSLRPSAELLSEEGFVTPSPAPQRVQETGLHQSSGSGIQGTGSVQATMQFPAIKDDSVRFSPTWDSEPVMEWWPLQLVLELQTPTTELASETPGSSVSFPHFGSVDRETRAVDQPHGSADERDRSRLTGGSAGHEEASSKGASDSKGSLSFSGVSARTSGKSMTLGDAMPSFRDVETVDAVSGSDGRGSVPPHPEYLGLQERGAFHQHRRGRLHAATFGPLTRPPQRPQSHRPLRERAGVSGGTLSPSAFTADSPKPSGNSSSEKFD from the exons GCTTTTGTGGAACTAAGACGGCCACCTTGGCCCCTATTTCCACCAGCTGACGTGTTATATCGCGATCGTGTTCGAAAAACACTTCTCCCGGCACCAGGAAGTAGCCAGAAAGAAACTGAGTCAGGACAAGGATTGTTGGAGTTGTCTCTAGGTACTGTCCCTCATGTCGGTGCTCCGGCTGTACATGGCAGCGACAGCAGATGGTGGCATCAACTGGAGGCGATGGAACTCGCAGTGGTAGCGAGAAGGCAAGCCGATGAGAAAAGGGAGGCTAATGAGGAGAGGCGggtcagagagagaaagcaggccgaagagagaaaggaggccgAAGCGAAACGGCAGCTAGGTATCAGCAGTGCGCTACTTCCCCTGAGGGCGCAAGTCCACGCATTTCCAGAAGAAC GCACTACAGGAGGTGACGACGAAACAGCGTCGAGCTCTGTCCCCAGCTTGGGCACAACGGGCTCTGCGATTCCGCACACACAGGATCCTTGTGAGG GCATGATGGGAGAGGGCCAAGGAGAGGCGTCGGCGTCTGCCGACAGTCAGGGCGCCGCCGGTGGGTTTGCAGACGCTCAGACGCCGAGTCGTGGTGAGGGTGAGTCTGTGTGGATGAGTGGGAGATTAGGAGGCGTGGACGAGGGATCGGGTTCCGGCCGACCACCTGCTCATCAGCTACCGCATGCGCTGTCGGTCTATTCGGGTCGAGATATGGTGGGTGTCGACGACCAGACAACGTCGCCCGGAGACGAGGATATGTCGCCGCTTTCTTCAGGAGCGGTGGACGACGCAGTCATCCAGGAAGTGTTATTGTGGTTAGAAG GCGCTACaggagaggacgacggaGCGGCGCAAACGTCTGATGACACTCACACTGCAGTCACTAATCTCTCGATGTTGCCGACACATTCCTTTG GCGCTGGGGAAGAGGAGGGTGCGAGCACGACCATGTCTCGTGAGAGCCAGCGGCGGTCAAGTGATTTCTCGTCTGAGACGCCATTTCACATTAATGTGGCGGCGTCGGAAGTGTCAAGCGAGACGGGTGCTGATACGGAAACGCAAGGAATGGGAACGAGGGAAAGTATGATGGCGATTTCGTCTTTGCGCCCATCAGCTGAATTGCTCTCCGAAGAGGGATTCGTCACACCAAGCCCGGCTCCACAACGTGTGCAGGAAACAGGGCTGCATCAGTCGTCAGGAAGCGGCATTCAGGGGACTGGCTCCGTACAGGCGACTATGCAGTTTCCGGCAATCAAAGACGATAGCGTGAGATTCTCGCCTACTTGGGATTCCGAGCCTGTGATGGAGTGGTGGCCTCTGCAACTGGTGTTGGAACTTCAAACGCCGACGACAGAACTGGCGTCTGAGACACCCGGGAGCTCGGTATCCTTTCCTCATTTTGGATCCGTCGACCGGGAAACACGGGCAGTGGATCAGCCGCACGGATCCGCTGATGAGCGAGACCGTTCGCGACTCACCGGTGGAAGTGCTGGTCATGAGGAAGCTTCCTCTAAAGGCGCTTCAGACAGTAAAGGCTCTCTTTCGTTCAGCGGGGTTTCTGCAAGGACTAGTGGCAAATCTATGACGTTAGGGGACGCGATGCCTTCGTTCCGAGATGTGGAGACAGTGGATGCAGTCAGCGGATCGGACGGACGGGGCAGTGTGCCACCACACCCGGAGTATCTCGGACTTCAGGAACGAGGAGCGTTCCATCAACATCGGCGAGGACGGCTGCATGCTGCTACATTCGGTCCGCTGACGAGGCCACCACAGCGGCCGCAATCACATCGACCACTGCGGGAGCGTGCTGGCGTCTCAGGTGGGACACTGTCACCCTCGGCGTTCACTGCAGACTCGCCCAAGCCTAGTGGGAACTCGAGTTCTGAGAAATTTGACTGA